Proteins encoded within one genomic window of Sminthopsis crassicaudata isolate SCR6 chromosome X, ASM4859323v1, whole genome shotgun sequence:
- the NEXMIF gene encoding neurite extension and migration factor isoform X1: MDDQQDKESASEDGGTRLINGMKENAHPHGSNDQDLMVKLAATTLQTLSLTPKETLVSTRGLLPLTSKKPCLPSPPSPLRLTDAPEHSSNDSSVHAIALTSGITKGLNTWSLPGDCEKAPLTIMEPGGMSAFTGDCLMQPSRTCLGCFIESKDGIDAEPGISLKPGDINRDYDTCSVSDIGIHCMNTAETMRFGDELLSDQLLGFPLHKSRAGDKRDTEKSDSDSEDPTQKNYYEGLLLDKCNGEETLLSNTNQEWGYFESFISESKIELLDLCSKNELSVNLFSEEDVDNYMFDDDDSTLGSDVCSLKIRYESFQDNVRDKTNVLQDDAQFNFFPSVFTSCSKKETKSGGLKQSGDSSQFKVPTESIIWGEEDEEEEDKKIRDQEAEVQENKGVEEEEKEFGELSALSKPCKGTDVVKYVNSKRNPFLDSANSAEDSGEFSDDSSCTESSYDALKEIKDCSRYLTRDPHSGSSSASTTIQQNYGLRAKRKVRYSEDYLYDVDSIESERMCEKKEWQPDGQKEEDDDEWCPKKRRKVPRKEPPVIIKYIIINRFKGEKHMLVKLSKVDASEMTVTLNEDLLHKYARLAPLKGFWQEKQQNRLDSLRSTLYHKQNFHLNGLEAPFPPPPRKRKCKLANRHRIQRIQAIEQSTNKQGSFSCDQKQATGSKEDAGSKGASHTGARATSSCASEVHLNDTAGPDSAKSRSQDREFRKGPERKVLHRIKFKSEARLKCKKNKAGQESSKAAPHPAPDSQEAGSSLKNENIRRAPDSSHRSDCREDNTTKNSLFLPATCSPDTPLPSANIATNVPVIPGGYLQTLLDASDLSNATAISYFTHHPPGQHSAVLPQPEKAFTSLQTGQSCVLSPPSESELQHSPHPLKMDASSFGSVWPNKAMTGPQDFMADAPGEATGALSGKFGGSEMIPTGDNLSAAIYGPMGGSKHPYPTKYMQDNQLPPDDVYQQCHFNNAEGCFPFHRGTLNTDNGRLISFDSVGSLSVSSSNYSSLSLKSCEKEGDEDINDDFLAHCSPKLVIQQSIDEITPLKESTDLLDISNFTPDKFRHSSLSEMSPPDTPSLSPQITGSENGKALGVLKVFPEGTPGPLSSGEKVKWDCGSLPHQDETGDGFNLCNHQFQFHMFNDEDSVGLLQKNPCLSTFNEPSGQISTSSKVSKSKKKSSPSKSGVTNQSSSPKGTRKKTSKANNKGIEKSPSKASRQMPKTTRKGKYAAAVANGEKTQMGLIRGSGQLNSAATGKFLAGCVHHGSPTTPVKMTGHKDFSGEWPMGKDSGMGWTDVGMGNANSLLDDDQREFEEPSNILSNIASGMADVQRFMMASMEPVWSPVGHHGVPNIYRSPESNSLKLKTLKILAGTPQESKKKANSGSPGASKNHRSPKSSSRSSGKAVVGDPGRANTTGYNSDIHSPFLDKNYSNLSTLGNNGPTHKKLYRHKSSSKTLRDENCKGKRQEREAALKDSAGTSTFEKLR, from the exons ATGGATGACCAACAAGATAAGGAATCTGCCTCAGAGGACGGAGGAACCAGGCTGATTAATGGGATGAAAGAAAATG CCCACCCCCACGGCTCCAATGACCAGGATCTGATGGTGAAACTGGCAGCAACAACATTGCAGACCCTGAGCCTGACACCCAAAGAGACTCTGGTGTCTACCCGGGGCCTTCTGCCTCTGACTTCAAAGAAACCCTGCCTACCAAGTCCCCCATCTCCCCTGAGGCTGACCGATGCACCTGAACATTCTTCTAATGACTCTTCTGTGCATGCCATTGCCCTCACATCTGGTATAACCAAGGGTCTGAACACATGGTCACTGCCAGGGGACTGTGAGAAAGCTCCACTCACCATCATGGAACCTGGAGGCATGTCAGCCTTTACTGGCGACTGTCTCATGCAGCCGAGTCGGACTTGCCTGGGCTGCTTCATTGAGTCTAAGGATGGGATTGATGCAGAACCAGGTATCAGCTTGAAACCAGGTGATATCAATAGGGATTATGATACCTGTTCCGTCTCTGATATAGGGATTCATTGTATGAACACAGCAGAAACCATGAGATTTGGAGATGAGCTGCTTTCTGACCAGCTCCTAGGCTTCCCCCTGCATAAATCCAGGGCGGGAGacaaaagagacacagagaagtcTGACAGTGACTCGGAGGACCCCACTCAGAAAAATTATTATGAGGGATTGCTATTGGATAAATGCAACGGCGAGGAAACTCTGCTTTCAAATACTAACCAGGAATGGGGCTACTTTGAATCTTTCATCAGTGAGAGCAAGATCGAGCTCCTTGACCTCTGCTCAAAAAATGAGCTGTCAGTCAACCTGTTTTCAGAGGAGGACGTAGACAACTATATGTTTGACGATGATGACTCGACTCTGGGCAGTGACGTCTGCTCCCTGAAGATCCGATACGAATCCTTCCAAGACAACGTGCGAGACAAGACCAATGTCCTGCAGGACGATGCCCAGTTCAACTTCTTCCCCAGTGTTTTCACCAGCTGCTCCAAGAAGGAGACAAAGAGTGGAGGCCTGAAGCAGAGTGGAGACTCCTCCCAGTTCAAAGTCCCCACAGAGAGCATCATCTGGGgggaagaggatgaggaggaagaagacaagaaaataaGAGACCAGGAAGCTGAAGTCCAGGAGAACAAGggagtagaagaagaagaaaaggagtttGGAGAGTTGTCTGCCTTAAGCAAACCATGCAAGGGGACTGATGTGGTCAAGTATGTTAATTCCAAGCGCAACCCCTTCCTTGATTCTGCCAACTCCGCAGAGGATTCTGGGGAGTTCAGCGACGATAGCTCCTGCACTGAGTCTTCGTACGATGCCTTGAAGGAGATTAAGGACTGTAGCCGCTATCTTACCCGTGATCCTCATTCTGGCTCCTCTTCTGCTTCCACCACCATCCAGCAGAACTATGGACTGAGGGCTAAAAGGAAAGTCCGGTACAGTGAAGACTACCTATATGATGTTGATTCCATAGAAAGTGAGAGGATGTGTGAGAAGAAGGAGTGGCAGCCAGATGGGCAGAAGGAGGAGGATGATGATGAGTGGTGCCCCAAGAAGAGACGGAAAGTGCCTCGCAAGGAACCTCCGGTCATTATCAAATATATTATCATCAATCGATTCAAGGGGGAGAAGCACATGCTGGTGAAGCTGAGTAAGGTGGACGCCAGTGAGATGACAGTAACGTTGAATGAGGACCTGCTGCACAAGTATGCCAGGCTGGCCCCACTGAAAGGCTTCTGGCAAGAGAAGCAGCAGAATCGCCTTGATTCCCTTAGATCCACCCTTTACCACAAGCAAAACTTCCACCTGAATGGCCTCGAGGCCCCATTCCCACCTCCTCCTCGGAAAAGAAAGTGCAAACTGGCCAACCGGCACAGGATCCAGAGAATCCAAGCCATTGAACAATCGACAAACAAACAGGGCTCCTTCTCCTGTGATCAGAAGCAAGCTACTGGCAGTAAAGAAGATGCAGGCTCAAAAGGTGCATCTCACACGGGGGCTAGAGCTACCTCCAGCTGTGCCAGTGAAGTGCATTTAAATGACACGGCTGGTCCTGACTCAGCGAAGAGCCGATCACAAGACCGAGAGTTCCGGAAAGGGCCAGAGAGGAAAGTGCTCCACCGaatcaaatttaaaagtgaaGCCAGGTTAAAATGCAAGAAGAACAAAGCTGGGCAGGAAAGCAGTAAGGCAGCCCCTCATCCAGCCCCGGACAGCCAAGAAGCAGGCTCCAGTCTCAAGAACGAGAATATTCGTAGAGCCCCGGACAGCTCCCATCGATCTGATTGTCGGGAAGATAACACTActaaaaattctctcttcttACCAGCCACCTGCTCGCCTGACACGCCTCTGCCATCTGCTAATATTGCCACCAATGTACCCGTTATCCCTGGAGGGTATCTGCAGACACTGTTAGATGCATCGGATTTATCAAATGCTACCGCGATCTCCTACTTCACCCACCATCCCCCGGGCCAGCATTCTGCTGTCCTTCCTCAGCCAGAAAAAGCATTCACATCTCTCCAAACTGGCCAGAGCTGTGTGCTCTCCCCACCTTCAGAGTCTGAGCTGCAGCACTCACCCCATCCCCTCAAAATGGATGCAAGTTCCTTTGGAAGTGTGTGGCCCAACAAGGCTATGACTGGCCCTCAGGATTTTATGGCTGATGCCCCAGGAGAGGCAACTGGGGCCCTCTCAGGCAAGTTTGGTGGCTCTGAAATGATTCCGACAGGGGATAACCTCTCAGCTGCTATCTATGGCCCAATGGGGGGCAGCAAGCACCCATACCCCACTAAATATATGCAGGACAACCAGCTACCACCCGATGATGTCTATCAGCAGTGCCATTTCAATAATGCAGAGGGCTGCTTTCCTTTCCATCGGGGCACGCTCAACACAGACAATGGCCGGCTCATTAGCTTTGATTCTGTGGGCTCGCTGTCAGTCAGCTCTAGCAATTACAGTTCCTTGAGCTTGAAGTCTTGTGAAAAGGAGGGTGACGAGGATATCAATGATGACTTCTTAGCTCATTGCAGTCCCAAGCTGGTGATCCAGCAGAGCATTGATGAGATCACCCCCTTAAAGGAGTCCACTGACCTCCTAGACATCTCTAACTTCACACCGGACAAATTCCGCCACTCATCTCTCTCAGAGATGTCTCCACCAGACACCCCTAGTCTTTCGCCACAAATCACAGGCTCAGAGAACGGCAAGGCACTAGGGGTACTTAAGGTGTTCCCAGAGGGCACCCCGGGCCCTTTGAGCAGTGGAGAGAAGGTCAAGTGGGACTGTGGCAGCCTTCCACACCAAGATGAGACAGGTGATGGATTTAATTTATGTAACCATCAGTTTCAGTTCCATATGTTCAATGATGAGGACTCTGTCGGCCTACTCCAAAAAAACCCTTGCCTGTCAACATTTAATGAGCCATCTGGTCAAATTAGCACCAGTAGCAAAGTGTCAAAATCGAAAAAGAAAAGTTCACCCAGCAAGAGTGGGGTTACAAACCAAAGCTCTTCCCCAAAAGGCACCAGGAAAAAGACTTCTAAAGCCAACAATAAAGGAATTGAGAAGTCACCCAGCAAAGCCTCCCGCCAGATGCCCAAGAcgacaagaaaaggaaaatatgcaGCGGCTGTGGCTAATGGTGAGAAAACTCAAATGGGTCTCATCCGAGGAAGCGGTCAGCTCAACAGTGCTGCCACGGGAAAGTTCTTGGCAGGATGTGTACACCATGGTAGCCCCACAACCCCTGTGAAGATGACAGGCCACAAGGACTTCTCTGGGGAGTGGCCAATGGGGAAGGACAGTGGTATGGGCTGGACTGATGTAGGCATGGGCAATGCCAACAGCCTCCTGGATGATGACCAGAGAGAATTTGAAGAACCTTCTAACATTTTGTCCAACATTGCTTCTGGCATGGCTGACGTGCAGAGATTCATGATGGCCTCCATGGAGCCCGTTTGGAGCCCAGTGGGCCATCATGGGGTTCCAAACATATACCGCTCTCCTGAGTCCAACAGCCTAAAATTAAAAACCCTAAAAATCTTGGCTGGTACCCCACAAGAGTCCAAGAAAAAGGCCAATAGTGGCTCTCCAGGAGCCAGTAAGAATCACAGGTCACCCAAGAGTTCTAGCAGAAGCAGCGGGAAAGCAGTCGTAGGTGATCCTGGCCGGGCAAACACAACAGGGTACAACTCAGACATTCACTCTCCCTTCTTGGATAAAAACTATAGTAACTTGAGCACTTTAGGAAATAACGGACCAACACACAAAAAGTTATACCGTCACAAATCCAGCTCAAAAACCCTGAGGGATGAGAATTGTAAGGGAAAACGTCAGGAGCGGGAAGCAGCCCTCAAGGACTCAGCTGGGACATCTACTTTTGAAAAACTGAGGTAA
- the NEXMIF gene encoding neurite extension and migration factor isoform X2 — MVKLAATTLQTLSLTPKETLVSTRGLLPLTSKKPCLPSPPSPLRLTDAPEHSSNDSSVHAIALTSGITKGLNTWSLPGDCEKAPLTIMEPGGMSAFTGDCLMQPSRTCLGCFIESKDGIDAEPGISLKPGDINRDYDTCSVSDIGIHCMNTAETMRFGDELLSDQLLGFPLHKSRAGDKRDTEKSDSDSEDPTQKNYYEGLLLDKCNGEETLLSNTNQEWGYFESFISESKIELLDLCSKNELSVNLFSEEDVDNYMFDDDDSTLGSDVCSLKIRYESFQDNVRDKTNVLQDDAQFNFFPSVFTSCSKKETKSGGLKQSGDSSQFKVPTESIIWGEEDEEEEDKKIRDQEAEVQENKGVEEEEKEFGELSALSKPCKGTDVVKYVNSKRNPFLDSANSAEDSGEFSDDSSCTESSYDALKEIKDCSRYLTRDPHSGSSSASTTIQQNYGLRAKRKVRYSEDYLYDVDSIESERMCEKKEWQPDGQKEEDDDEWCPKKRRKVPRKEPPVIIKYIIINRFKGEKHMLVKLSKVDASEMTVTLNEDLLHKYARLAPLKGFWQEKQQNRLDSLRSTLYHKQNFHLNGLEAPFPPPPRKRKCKLANRHRIQRIQAIEQSTNKQGSFSCDQKQATGSKEDAGSKGASHTGARATSSCASEVHLNDTAGPDSAKSRSQDREFRKGPERKVLHRIKFKSEARLKCKKNKAGQESSKAAPHPAPDSQEAGSSLKNENIRRAPDSSHRSDCREDNTTKNSLFLPATCSPDTPLPSANIATNVPVIPGGYLQTLLDASDLSNATAISYFTHHPPGQHSAVLPQPEKAFTSLQTGQSCVLSPPSESELQHSPHPLKMDASSFGSVWPNKAMTGPQDFMADAPGEATGALSGKFGGSEMIPTGDNLSAAIYGPMGGSKHPYPTKYMQDNQLPPDDVYQQCHFNNAEGCFPFHRGTLNTDNGRLISFDSVGSLSVSSSNYSSLSLKSCEKEGDEDINDDFLAHCSPKLVIQQSIDEITPLKESTDLLDISNFTPDKFRHSSLSEMSPPDTPSLSPQITGSENGKALGVLKVFPEGTPGPLSSGEKVKWDCGSLPHQDETGDGFNLCNHQFQFHMFNDEDSVGLLQKNPCLSTFNEPSGQISTSSKVSKSKKKSSPSKSGVTNQSSSPKGTRKKTSKANNKGIEKSPSKASRQMPKTTRKGKYAAAVANGEKTQMGLIRGSGQLNSAATGKFLAGCVHHGSPTTPVKMTGHKDFSGEWPMGKDSGMGWTDVGMGNANSLLDDDQREFEEPSNILSNIASGMADVQRFMMASMEPVWSPVGHHGVPNIYRSPESNSLKLKTLKILAGTPQESKKKANSGSPGASKNHRSPKSSSRSSGKAVVGDPGRANTTGYNSDIHSPFLDKNYSNLSTLGNNGPTHKKLYRHKSSSKTLRDENCKGKRQEREAALKDSAGTSTFEKLR; from the coding sequence ATGGTGAAACTGGCAGCAACAACATTGCAGACCCTGAGCCTGACACCCAAAGAGACTCTGGTGTCTACCCGGGGCCTTCTGCCTCTGACTTCAAAGAAACCCTGCCTACCAAGTCCCCCATCTCCCCTGAGGCTGACCGATGCACCTGAACATTCTTCTAATGACTCTTCTGTGCATGCCATTGCCCTCACATCTGGTATAACCAAGGGTCTGAACACATGGTCACTGCCAGGGGACTGTGAGAAAGCTCCACTCACCATCATGGAACCTGGAGGCATGTCAGCCTTTACTGGCGACTGTCTCATGCAGCCGAGTCGGACTTGCCTGGGCTGCTTCATTGAGTCTAAGGATGGGATTGATGCAGAACCAGGTATCAGCTTGAAACCAGGTGATATCAATAGGGATTATGATACCTGTTCCGTCTCTGATATAGGGATTCATTGTATGAACACAGCAGAAACCATGAGATTTGGAGATGAGCTGCTTTCTGACCAGCTCCTAGGCTTCCCCCTGCATAAATCCAGGGCGGGAGacaaaagagacacagagaagtcTGACAGTGACTCGGAGGACCCCACTCAGAAAAATTATTATGAGGGATTGCTATTGGATAAATGCAACGGCGAGGAAACTCTGCTTTCAAATACTAACCAGGAATGGGGCTACTTTGAATCTTTCATCAGTGAGAGCAAGATCGAGCTCCTTGACCTCTGCTCAAAAAATGAGCTGTCAGTCAACCTGTTTTCAGAGGAGGACGTAGACAACTATATGTTTGACGATGATGACTCGACTCTGGGCAGTGACGTCTGCTCCCTGAAGATCCGATACGAATCCTTCCAAGACAACGTGCGAGACAAGACCAATGTCCTGCAGGACGATGCCCAGTTCAACTTCTTCCCCAGTGTTTTCACCAGCTGCTCCAAGAAGGAGACAAAGAGTGGAGGCCTGAAGCAGAGTGGAGACTCCTCCCAGTTCAAAGTCCCCACAGAGAGCATCATCTGGGgggaagaggatgaggaggaagaagacaagaaaataaGAGACCAGGAAGCTGAAGTCCAGGAGAACAAGggagtagaagaagaagaaaaggagtttGGAGAGTTGTCTGCCTTAAGCAAACCATGCAAGGGGACTGATGTGGTCAAGTATGTTAATTCCAAGCGCAACCCCTTCCTTGATTCTGCCAACTCCGCAGAGGATTCTGGGGAGTTCAGCGACGATAGCTCCTGCACTGAGTCTTCGTACGATGCCTTGAAGGAGATTAAGGACTGTAGCCGCTATCTTACCCGTGATCCTCATTCTGGCTCCTCTTCTGCTTCCACCACCATCCAGCAGAACTATGGACTGAGGGCTAAAAGGAAAGTCCGGTACAGTGAAGACTACCTATATGATGTTGATTCCATAGAAAGTGAGAGGATGTGTGAGAAGAAGGAGTGGCAGCCAGATGGGCAGAAGGAGGAGGATGATGATGAGTGGTGCCCCAAGAAGAGACGGAAAGTGCCTCGCAAGGAACCTCCGGTCATTATCAAATATATTATCATCAATCGATTCAAGGGGGAGAAGCACATGCTGGTGAAGCTGAGTAAGGTGGACGCCAGTGAGATGACAGTAACGTTGAATGAGGACCTGCTGCACAAGTATGCCAGGCTGGCCCCACTGAAAGGCTTCTGGCAAGAGAAGCAGCAGAATCGCCTTGATTCCCTTAGATCCACCCTTTACCACAAGCAAAACTTCCACCTGAATGGCCTCGAGGCCCCATTCCCACCTCCTCCTCGGAAAAGAAAGTGCAAACTGGCCAACCGGCACAGGATCCAGAGAATCCAAGCCATTGAACAATCGACAAACAAACAGGGCTCCTTCTCCTGTGATCAGAAGCAAGCTACTGGCAGTAAAGAAGATGCAGGCTCAAAAGGTGCATCTCACACGGGGGCTAGAGCTACCTCCAGCTGTGCCAGTGAAGTGCATTTAAATGACACGGCTGGTCCTGACTCAGCGAAGAGCCGATCACAAGACCGAGAGTTCCGGAAAGGGCCAGAGAGGAAAGTGCTCCACCGaatcaaatttaaaagtgaaGCCAGGTTAAAATGCAAGAAGAACAAAGCTGGGCAGGAAAGCAGTAAGGCAGCCCCTCATCCAGCCCCGGACAGCCAAGAAGCAGGCTCCAGTCTCAAGAACGAGAATATTCGTAGAGCCCCGGACAGCTCCCATCGATCTGATTGTCGGGAAGATAACACTActaaaaattctctcttcttACCAGCCACCTGCTCGCCTGACACGCCTCTGCCATCTGCTAATATTGCCACCAATGTACCCGTTATCCCTGGAGGGTATCTGCAGACACTGTTAGATGCATCGGATTTATCAAATGCTACCGCGATCTCCTACTTCACCCACCATCCCCCGGGCCAGCATTCTGCTGTCCTTCCTCAGCCAGAAAAAGCATTCACATCTCTCCAAACTGGCCAGAGCTGTGTGCTCTCCCCACCTTCAGAGTCTGAGCTGCAGCACTCACCCCATCCCCTCAAAATGGATGCAAGTTCCTTTGGAAGTGTGTGGCCCAACAAGGCTATGACTGGCCCTCAGGATTTTATGGCTGATGCCCCAGGAGAGGCAACTGGGGCCCTCTCAGGCAAGTTTGGTGGCTCTGAAATGATTCCGACAGGGGATAACCTCTCAGCTGCTATCTATGGCCCAATGGGGGGCAGCAAGCACCCATACCCCACTAAATATATGCAGGACAACCAGCTACCACCCGATGATGTCTATCAGCAGTGCCATTTCAATAATGCAGAGGGCTGCTTTCCTTTCCATCGGGGCACGCTCAACACAGACAATGGCCGGCTCATTAGCTTTGATTCTGTGGGCTCGCTGTCAGTCAGCTCTAGCAATTACAGTTCCTTGAGCTTGAAGTCTTGTGAAAAGGAGGGTGACGAGGATATCAATGATGACTTCTTAGCTCATTGCAGTCCCAAGCTGGTGATCCAGCAGAGCATTGATGAGATCACCCCCTTAAAGGAGTCCACTGACCTCCTAGACATCTCTAACTTCACACCGGACAAATTCCGCCACTCATCTCTCTCAGAGATGTCTCCACCAGACACCCCTAGTCTTTCGCCACAAATCACAGGCTCAGAGAACGGCAAGGCACTAGGGGTACTTAAGGTGTTCCCAGAGGGCACCCCGGGCCCTTTGAGCAGTGGAGAGAAGGTCAAGTGGGACTGTGGCAGCCTTCCACACCAAGATGAGACAGGTGATGGATTTAATTTATGTAACCATCAGTTTCAGTTCCATATGTTCAATGATGAGGACTCTGTCGGCCTACTCCAAAAAAACCCTTGCCTGTCAACATTTAATGAGCCATCTGGTCAAATTAGCACCAGTAGCAAAGTGTCAAAATCGAAAAAGAAAAGTTCACCCAGCAAGAGTGGGGTTACAAACCAAAGCTCTTCCCCAAAAGGCACCAGGAAAAAGACTTCTAAAGCCAACAATAAAGGAATTGAGAAGTCACCCAGCAAAGCCTCCCGCCAGATGCCCAAGAcgacaagaaaaggaaaatatgcaGCGGCTGTGGCTAATGGTGAGAAAACTCAAATGGGTCTCATCCGAGGAAGCGGTCAGCTCAACAGTGCTGCCACGGGAAAGTTCTTGGCAGGATGTGTACACCATGGTAGCCCCACAACCCCTGTGAAGATGACAGGCCACAAGGACTTCTCTGGGGAGTGGCCAATGGGGAAGGACAGTGGTATGGGCTGGACTGATGTAGGCATGGGCAATGCCAACAGCCTCCTGGATGATGACCAGAGAGAATTTGAAGAACCTTCTAACATTTTGTCCAACATTGCTTCTGGCATGGCTGACGTGCAGAGATTCATGATGGCCTCCATGGAGCCCGTTTGGAGCCCAGTGGGCCATCATGGGGTTCCAAACATATACCGCTCTCCTGAGTCCAACAGCCTAAAATTAAAAACCCTAAAAATCTTGGCTGGTACCCCACAAGAGTCCAAGAAAAAGGCCAATAGTGGCTCTCCAGGAGCCAGTAAGAATCACAGGTCACCCAAGAGTTCTAGCAGAAGCAGCGGGAAAGCAGTCGTAGGTGATCCTGGCCGGGCAAACACAACAGGGTACAACTCAGACATTCACTCTCCCTTCTTGGATAAAAACTATAGTAACTTGAGCACTTTAGGAAATAACGGACCAACACACAAAAAGTTATACCGTCACAAATCCAGCTCAAAAACCCTGAGGGATGAGAATTGTAAGGGAAAACGTCAGGAGCGGGAAGCAGCCCTCAAGGACTCAGCTGGGACATCTACTTTTGAAAAACTGAGGTAA